From a region of the Roseivirga sp. 4D4 genome:
- a CDS encoding T9SS type A sorting domain-containing protein produces the protein MKKLFLTLTVLSVALLIAIYFNRNQRPPYHVAVQKTSVNSAEIVQSFRNQGEESENPDERIDYEIDMLKNPETGQVPAYIHQRELAFAKKNLNLIKEVRSGAAGNVRSAAAATSTQTEDFINRGPYHIGGRTRALGLDVNNEDIILAGGVSGGMWRTTDGGASWTRTTALEQHPAVSALVQDTRSGKTNEWYYSTGERRGNSATNNGDIYVGNGIYKSTDNGASWTLIDATAVVGTSGTDVILNNRAEFALIDDLAIDLSNTEGTEIYAAGSSEIIRSTDGFETWDIVLGSENTGRNFTDVAITSGGKVYATIANSSFNGANAVDGFFKSDDGITWTEIDFPTGFPTTSTRLELGIDPSDEDRIYVLAPNNLFLYSDATGTWSDLTPRLDVITDDGINGHDAQGGYNLLVTVHPDDPDVVYVGGINLLRSTDGFTTDANRSQVGGYRPGNCCRLYPDQHPDQHATVFFPSDANKMLSGTDGGVAVTDDNLAATNTITPIDWTSLNNGYLTTQFYHIDIHNYDLGDNQISGGLQDNSTWAVFDPEPDAEWTDVGTGDGAFTAITYNSLVVSSQRGNVFRYETDENRVYQFEANISPTSDDNDYLFINPYTYNPVHQDQLFIGARGRVFTTNDVRTNPGNGDWIEIGGPNSLTNQNVSALAVSTQPEGVLYFATRSGRLYKVDQVRDIEEGVEAVELNRDGLPVGNVSSITVDPNDADKVVATFSNYEVISVWYTEDGGDSWSSISGNLEESPSGAGAGPSVRSSAIMPDGNGGAYYFVGTSVGLFMTQTLDGDNTVWTQQGVNQIGNVVVSTVRVRPIEGVVVASTHGNGVFKATYEVGTVPNINYSLQAEPNTALLRGNVSFVEGKGMNYQWLKDGVVIEGETSNTLLVTEGGDYQLSLAIQGNENRGFSNTVSFNFDGTGPDVSSITRLDPTDENTTGTTVQFQVTFSESVLNVDATDFETSGDASGTIGDVTVVAEGTVFNVTVNNIGGNGTLSLDVAASTDITDAVGNAFTGTVISEENYTIQDGTAPTSAITRGTPMDETTDQNRVTFTVTFTEAVQNVDVSDFALSAGSPSAALSSVTETSAGVYAVEVIDIVEDGTLGLDFVAGQDIQDNAGNVFDGTVTTDETYTIENVITSIDDPLLVNVQRIIVDANPSTGLFNLAFPNTFIGDFEMRVVDAQGRVTVVREVKGYTSGSQVELNLTGSPDGLYILKASNGRSAASIKLLKSSSSR, from the coding sequence ATGAAGAAATTATTTCTAACACTTACTGTGCTTAGCGTAGCACTACTTATTGCGATATATTTCAATCGTAACCAACGGCCACCTTATCATGTGGCTGTTCAAAAAACATCAGTGAATAGTGCTGAAATAGTACAATCTTTTAGAAATCAGGGCGAAGAAAGTGAGAACCCGGATGAGAGGATTGATTATGAGATAGACATGCTGAAAAACCCGGAAACCGGACAGGTACCGGCATATATTCACCAACGTGAGTTGGCCTTCGCGAAGAAAAACCTGAATCTCATTAAAGAAGTAAGGAGTGGAGCTGCAGGTAATGTGAGAAGTGCGGCAGCTGCTACATCAACCCAGACAGAGGATTTCATCAACAGAGGGCCTTATCATATTGGTGGACGTACGCGTGCACTGGGACTTGACGTGAATAATGAAGATATAATTCTGGCTGGTGGAGTCTCAGGGGGTATGTGGAGAACTACAGATGGAGGAGCTTCCTGGACAAGAACCACAGCGCTGGAACAACATCCCGCTGTAAGTGCCTTGGTTCAAGATACTAGGTCTGGAAAGACAAATGAATGGTACTATTCTACAGGAGAGAGAAGAGGAAATTCAGCGACCAATAATGGAGATATATACGTAGGTAATGGTATATATAAATCTACCGATAATGGTGCTTCTTGGACGCTAATAGATGCCACCGCTGTGGTTGGTACAAGTGGTACAGATGTAATCTTAAACAATAGAGCAGAGTTTGCTCTTATTGACGATTTGGCCATAGACCTGTCAAATACTGAAGGGACGGAGATATATGCTGCTGGCTCTAGTGAGATCATCAGGTCAACAGATGGTTTTGAAACTTGGGATATTGTCTTGGGTTCTGAAAACACAGGAAGGAATTTCACGGATGTTGCTATTACTTCAGGTGGCAAGGTATATGCTACGATTGCCAACTCAAGCTTTAATGGTGCTAATGCAGTTGACGGTTTCTTTAAGTCTGATGATGGTATAACATGGACAGAAATAGATTTTCCAACAGGGTTCCCGACTACTTCTACAAGACTAGAATTGGGAATTGATCCTTCTGATGAGGATAGGATTTATGTTTTGGCACCTAACAATCTTTTCCTATACAGTGATGCAACAGGTACCTGGAGCGATTTAACCCCAAGGTTAGATGTCATTACAGATGACGGTATCAATGGGCATGATGCTCAGGGAGGATATAATTTGTTAGTCACAGTACACCCTGATGACCCCGATGTAGTTTATGTTGGTGGAATAAATCTGTTAAGGTCAACGGATGGTTTTACTACAGATGCGAACCGATCTCAAGTTGGAGGATACCGACCAGGCAATTGTTGTAGACTGTACCCCGATCAGCACCCTGATCAGCATGCTACTGTCTTCTTTCCTTCTGATGCGAATAAAATGCTCTCAGGCACAGATGGTGGAGTTGCAGTAACAGACGACAATTTGGCTGCGACAAATACAATAACACCAATCGACTGGACTTCATTAAATAATGGTTATCTAACTACACAATTCTATCACATTGATATTCATAATTATGACCTTGGCGACAATCAAATATCTGGCGGTCTGCAAGACAACAGTACTTGGGCGGTTTTTGATCCGGAACCTGATGCTGAATGGACAGATGTAGGTACAGGTGATGGTGCGTTTACGGCTATTACTTATAATTCATTAGTTGTTTCTTCTCAAAGAGGAAATGTGTTTCGTTATGAAACCGATGAGAACAGGGTTTATCAATTTGAGGCAAATATATCTCCTACTAGTGATGACAATGATTACTTGTTTATAAACCCATACACTTATAACCCAGTTCACCAAGATCAATTGTTCATTGGCGCTAGAGGAAGAGTCTTTACCACGAATGATGTCCGTACCAACCCAGGCAATGGAGATTGGATAGAAATCGGTGGCCCGAATTCATTGACCAATCAAAACGTATCAGCATTGGCGGTCTCAACGCAGCCTGAAGGCGTACTCTATTTTGCCACGCGATCCGGCCGACTCTATAAAGTTGATCAAGTGCGAGATATTGAAGAAGGTGTTGAAGCCGTTGAACTAAATAGAGATGGGTTGCCAGTCGGTAATGTTTCAAGCATAACAGTAGACCCGAATGATGCGGACAAAGTAGTGGCAACTTTTTCTAATTATGAAGTAATCAGCGTTTGGTATACCGAGGATGGAGGCGATTCATGGTCATCTATTTCTGGTAATTTGGAAGAAAGCCCTAGCGGTGCAGGAGCTGGACCGTCTGTTAGGTCCTCTGCGATAATGCCTGACGGCAATGGAGGTGCTTACTATTTTGTTGGTACATCTGTAGGGTTGTTTATGACACAAACACTTGATGGAGACAATACCGTGTGGACTCAGCAAGGGGTAAACCAAATAGGTAATGTGGTGGTGTCAACAGTTCGAGTAAGACCGATAGAGGGAGTTGTTGTTGCTTCAACACATGGTAATGGTGTTTTCAAAGCTACCTATGAAGTAGGTACGGTTCCAAACATTAACTACTCGCTCCAAGCTGAACCAAATACAGCATTGCTTCGAGGTAATGTGTCCTTTGTTGAGGGCAAAGGGATGAATTACCAGTGGCTCAAGGATGGTGTAGTAATCGAGGGTGAGACGAGCAATACCTTATTAGTCACTGAAGGAGGAGATTATCAGCTCAGCTTGGCTATTCAGGGTAATGAAAATCGAGGATTCTCTAATACAGTTTCGTTTAATTTTGATGGTACCGGCCCTGATGTGAGCTCAATCACGAGGCTCGATCCTACTGATGAAAATACGACCGGAACGACAGTTCAATTTCAAGTTACTTTCTCAGAGTCTGTACTAAATGTTGACGCCACAGACTTCGAAACTTCTGGTGATGCTTCCGGTACTATTGGTGATGTCACAGTGGTGGCTGAAGGAACGGTCTTTAATGTGACTGTAAACAATATTGGTGGGAATGGAACACTAAGCCTTGACGTTGCAGCCTCTACTGATATCACAGATGCAGTTGGTAACGCATTTACAGGAACTGTGATTTCGGAGGAAAACTATACAATTCAGGATGGTACAGCTCCGACCTCTGCCATTACTCGTGGAACTCCAATGGATGAGACGACAGATCAAAACAGAGTAACTTTTACAGTGACTTTCACAGAGGCTGTCCAAAATGTTGATGTTAGCGACTTTGCTCTTTCTGCTGGATCGCCCTCAGCTGCCCTTAGCTCTGTTACTGAAACAAGTGCCGGAGTTTACGCGGTTGAAGTAATTGATATTGTTGAGGACGGCACGCTCGGACTTGATTTCGTTGCAGGTCAGGATATTCAAGATAATGCCGGAAATGTTTTCGATGGTACTGTTACCACCGATGAAACCTATACCATCGAGAATGTTATCACTTCTATTGATGATCCTCTTCTTGTGAATGTTCAAAGGATAATAGTAGATGCTAACCCGTCAACGGGTCTGTTCAACCTTGCTTTCCCTAACACATTCATAGGTGATTTTGAAATGAGAGTCGTGGATGCGCAAGGTAGAGTTACGGTAGTACGAGAAGTCAAGGGATATACGAGCGGCAGTCAGGTAGAATTAAACCTCACAGGTTCACCAGATGGCCTGTATATACTCAAGGCGTCTAATGGCCGAAGCGCAGCGTCAATCAAGCTGCTTAAATCAAGTAGCTCAAGATAG
- the mnmD gene encoding tRNA (5-methylaminomethyl-2-thiouridine)(34)-methyltransferase MnmD, which translates to MSSIRIIKTEDGSQSLYNEKLNETYHSTHGALTESQYVFIEQGLDLLVERGEKEVRILEVGFGTGLNALLVQEYALRNPDLKIHFSTLEPFPLSPDLISELKYDELIDHITREDFERLHACAWETSLPLLENFTFTKYKCPLAEFKAEFRFDIVFYDAFAPSKQPEMWEKALLSKVYSLLNDSGVFVTYCARGQLKRDLADLGLTVETLPGPPGKKEMVRAIKPSI; encoded by the coding sequence ATGAGTTCCATAAGAATCATTAAAACCGAAGATGGTTCGCAGTCTTTGTACAATGAGAAACTCAATGAAACCTATCACTCTACGCATGGTGCGCTAACAGAGTCTCAGTATGTTTTTATAGAACAAGGCCTGGACTTGCTGGTCGAAAGAGGGGAGAAAGAAGTTAGAATCCTTGAGGTAGGTTTCGGGACCGGATTAAATGCCCTATTGGTTCAGGAGTATGCGCTGAGAAACCCTGATTTAAAGATCCACTTTTCCACCCTAGAGCCCTTTCCTTTATCTCCAGATTTAATTTCGGAGTTGAAATATGATGAATTAATAGATCATATAACCCGAGAAGATTTCGAAAGGCTTCATGCGTGTGCATGGGAGACTTCCTTGCCACTTCTAGAAAACTTTACTTTCACAAAGTATAAATGTCCTTTGGCTGAGTTTAAGGCTGAATTCAGATTTGATATTGTCTTCTACGATGCTTTTGCACCCAGCAAGCAACCTGAAATGTGGGAGAAAGCGTTGCTTTCTAAAGTTTATTCGTTGTTAAATGACAGTGGAGTATTTGTGACTTATTGTGCCCGAGGTCAACTGAAAAGAGATTTGGCTGACTTAGGGTTAACAGTTGAAACGCTTCCTGGACCTCCTGGTAAAAAGGAAATGGTAAGGGCCATTAAGCCATCGATTTAA
- the ispF gene encoding 2-C-methyl-D-erythritol 2,4-cyclodiphosphate synthase yields the protein MKIRTGFGYDVHKLEAGKDFWLGGIKVPHSHGAVGHSDADVLIHVICDALLGAANMRDIGYHFSDQDPKFKGIDSKILLKEVMELIRGAGYEVGNIDSTICLQQPKVNPHIPAMKTCLCDVIGIEEEDLSIKATTTEKLGFVGKEEGVAAFATVLITKS from the coding sequence ATGAAAATTAGAACAGGATTTGGGTACGATGTTCATAAGCTGGAAGCAGGTAAAGACTTTTGGCTAGGAGGTATCAAGGTGCCGCACAGTCATGGTGCTGTGGGACATTCAGATGCTGATGTTCTAATACATGTTATCTGTGATGCCCTTTTGGGTGCTGCTAATATGCGAGATATTGGATATCATTTTTCCGATCAGGATCCCAAATTCAAAGGAATTGACAGTAAGATATTGCTGAAGGAAGTAATGGAGTTGATTCGAGGAGCAGGATATGAAGTAGGTAACATTGACTCTACCATTTGTTTACAACAACCAAAAGTCAACCCCCATATCCCAGCGATGAAAACATGCCTTTGTGATGTTATTGGGATCGAAGAGGAGGATTTGTCAATAAAAGCAACAACCACTGAGAAGCTAGGTTTTGTAGGTAAAGAAGAAGGTGTAGCCGCTTTCGCTACCGTGCTGATCACTAAGTCATGA
- a CDS encoding M16 family metallopeptidase, with the protein MIAYESFVLDNGLKVVVHEDHSSPMAVVNLLYKVGARDEQQEKTGFAHLFEHLMFGGSKHVPSFDEPLQFVGGDNNAFTSNDITNYYITVPSANLETAFWLESDRMLSLSFDPKVLEVQRSVVIEEFKQRYLNQPYGDVWLKLRPLAYKKHPYKWPTIGEKIEHIEEATMEDVKAFFHKYYVPNNAVLVVGGDVTVDQVKALSEKWFAPIPKGKTIAREIPVEPSQKSYQLLEVEENVPVDALYLTFHMAGRNDETYHAEDLLSDILGRGKSSRLYQALVEDKQVFNSLSAYVMGSIDPGLLVIQGKLNGNHSLETAENAVWELLEDFKSDKLKEQELEKVKNKAESTMVFSEMELLNRAMNLAYAEMLGDLDLVNQEVVKVRAVTSDTVMQAAHRILRKENASVLRYKAKR; encoded by the coding sequence ATGATAGCATACGAAAGTTTTGTTTTAGATAATGGGTTGAAAGTAGTGGTTCATGAAGACCATTCTTCCCCAATGGCAGTTGTTAACTTACTCTATAAAGTTGGAGCTAGAGATGAGCAGCAGGAAAAAACCGGTTTTGCACACCTCTTTGAGCACTTAATGTTTGGTGGCTCTAAGCATGTACCCTCGTTTGATGAGCCACTACAGTTTGTTGGTGGTGATAACAATGCTTTTACCTCCAATGACATTACCAACTACTATATCACAGTTCCCTCAGCGAATTTAGAAACAGCCTTTTGGCTGGAGTCTGACAGAATGCTCAGTTTATCTTTCGACCCGAAGGTTTTGGAAGTTCAACGATCGGTGGTTATTGAAGAATTTAAACAGCGCTACCTGAATCAACCCTATGGAGATGTTTGGTTAAAGCTTCGGCCTTTGGCCTACAAAAAACACCCTTATAAGTGGCCCACTATTGGGGAAAAGATTGAGCATATAGAAGAGGCGACTATGGAAGATGTCAAGGCCTTCTTTCACAAGTACTACGTACCGAACAATGCAGTATTAGTGGTTGGGGGAGATGTGACAGTCGATCAGGTAAAAGCATTGAGTGAGAAATGGTTTGCTCCTATACCGAAAGGAAAGACCATAGCAAGAGAGATTCCGGTGGAGCCAAGCCAAAAGTCTTATCAGTTGCTAGAGGTTGAAGAAAACGTTCCGGTGGATGCTCTGTATTTGACCTTTCATATGGCCGGTAGAAATGATGAAACTTATCATGCCGAAGATTTATTAAGTGATATTCTGGGGAGAGGTAAATCAAGCAGACTTTATCAGGCGTTGGTTGAAGATAAGCAAGTGTTTAATTCCCTGAGTGCCTATGTAATGGGTTCAATTGATCCGGGACTCCTCGTCATTCAAGGGAAATTGAATGGAAATCACAGTCTTGAAACGGCCGAGAATGCTGTTTGGGAATTACTTGAAGATTTTAAGTCGGACAAGCTGAAAGAACAAGAATTGGAGAAAGTCAAAAACAAGGCAGAGTCTACAATGGTTTTCTCGGAGATGGAGTTACTCAATCGAGCAATGAATTTGGCCTATGCTGAGATGCTGGGTGATTTGGACCTAGTCAATCAAGAGGTAGTAAAAGTAAGAGCTGTAACTTCAGATACTGTAATGCAGGCTGCACACCGCATACTGCGTAAAGAAAATGCCTCTGTATTAAGATATAAAGCAAAGCGATAG
- a CDS encoding T9SS type A sorting domain-containing protein, with translation MNKRILYITSLLLIASLSFLVIDRASVNHVSSRTIEDRQFGDIELDQKEREDKNTNPRARAEFEFNQLKDPATGKIPALIRQKELKFAEENLVEKIDARPRFQRAQASGANATNEATFQNFGPFHIGGRTRALAIDVADENNILAGGVSGGVWRSTDEGASWTKTSGLTQHPAVTDIIQDTRAGKTNTWYYSTGEMLESSAEINSDFYFGNGIYKSEDNGVTWSPIASTIIDGFDNTPGVVSQGDFTLVDELNIDISNPNGTEIYAAGIGKIIRSEDGFETYEIVLGSNDDENWTDLEITSTGKVFAVICNLSPSGTNGDQGLFESEDGINWTKIDFPTGFPATLLRAEMAIDPQNENRLYFASVTNEDLDNNVNEGNLLLYDDDTDTWTDLTDNMGLGNDFFASHYTQFGYDFYLAVHPGDDQVLFLGGANLLRSTDGFTTDDNRSKVGGYNTANQSGLYNNQHPDQHSFAFFPSDPNKMLSGTDGGVHITTDNVAPAASNTTEPITWTDLNNGYITSQFYHLAIQKYDYADDQVVGGMQDNSSFAKFTDETDEEWTQVLTADGAYSAITYNSLIVSTQLIGAIRRYELVGNTYQNAFDISPDPSQNGNEFLFVTPITYNPVAQDQYFIAARGKVYFTNDVRENPGTGEWDEIRGGSLPNNSRVSALALSHQPEGVLYFGTRSGTMFKIDDVRNLEDGTAPEILDTSELPAGNIAAIAVDPSDADNVVIVISNYNIRSVWQSVDGGESWSSISGNLEENSDGTGNGPSVRAVAIMPDDQGGNYYFVGTSVGLYMTQTLDGDNTVWTQQSPDVIGQVVVSWITTRPIDGTVAVSTHGNGVFKAQYDVGHYPNINYSIDAQTGQIVMRANLSFDSSTPFAYEWIRDGEAIPNSNGDSFTSNLTGSYQARVTHLDGTTALSNTIVYEGDDITSIDNNLLTEIEEIVVDANPSNGVFNLAFPNQYIGDFDLTVVGADGQQKVANTIQGYSEGDQVPIDLSNLPDGLYVLNVANENARSSIKLLKRSN, from the coding sequence ATGAACAAACGAATACTCTATATAACATCTTTACTTCTTATTGCATCTTTGTCATTCCTAGTGATAGACCGAGCATCAGTCAATCATGTTTCATCGAGAACTATAGAAGACCGCCAATTCGGTGATATCGAACTTGACCAAAAAGAGAGAGAAGATAAAAATACTAACCCAAGAGCAAGAGCGGAGTTTGAATTCAATCAGCTTAAGGATCCGGCAACTGGTAAGATTCCGGCCTTAATTCGTCAAAAGGAGCTAAAATTTGCGGAGGAGAATTTAGTGGAGAAAATTGATGCAAGACCTAGATTCCAACGTGCTCAAGCCAGTGGGGCTAATGCAACAAACGAGGCCACATTTCAGAATTTCGGACCTTTTCATATCGGTGGTAGAACCAGAGCTCTGGCTATTGATGTAGCTGATGAAAACAACATTCTTGCAGGTGGCGTGAGTGGAGGAGTCTGGAGGTCTACAGACGAAGGTGCCTCATGGACAAAGACCAGTGGCCTAACACAGCATCCGGCAGTTACAGATATCATCCAAGATACAAGAGCTGGAAAGACGAATACTTGGTATTACTCCACTGGAGAGATGCTTGAGAGTAGTGCAGAAATCAATAGTGACTTTTACTTCGGAAATGGTATCTATAAATCAGAAGACAATGGTGTTACCTGGTCACCAATAGCATCCACTATTATTGATGGTTTTGATAATACTCCTGGTGTTGTGAGTCAAGGTGACTTTACCTTGGTGGATGAATTAAATATAGACATCTCAAATCCGAATGGGACCGAAATATATGCTGCAGGTATTGGGAAAATAATCAGGAGTGAAGACGGTTTCGAAACCTACGAGATTGTATTGGGGTCCAATGATGATGAGAATTGGACGGACTTAGAAATTACTTCCACAGGTAAGGTGTTTGCAGTCATTTGTAATCTCTCACCCAGTGGGACTAACGGTGACCAAGGTCTTTTTGAGTCCGAGGACGGTATCAATTGGACAAAAATTGATTTTCCTACAGGTTTTCCGGCTACCTTATTAAGAGCGGAAATGGCCATTGATCCCCAAAACGAAAACAGACTTTATTTTGCGAGTGTGACCAATGAAGACTTGGATAATAATGTTAATGAAGGAAATCTTTTACTCTATGATGATGACACGGATACATGGACGGATTTAACGGATAACATGGGGCTGGGTAATGACTTCTTCGCTAGTCATTATACGCAATTTGGCTATGATTTTTACTTGGCGGTACATCCTGGCGATGATCAAGTGCTTTTCTTAGGAGGCGCTAATCTTCTAAGGTCTACAGATGGTTTTACAACAGATGATAATAGGTCCAAAGTTGGAGGTTATAACACTGCCAACCAGTCAGGATTGTATAATAACCAACACCCTGATCAACATAGCTTTGCATTTTTTCCTTCCGACCCGAACAAAATGTTGTCAGGAACCGATGGTGGTGTCCATATAACAACTGACAATGTAGCTCCAGCTGCCTCAAACACAACCGAACCTATTACGTGGACAGATTTGAATAATGGTTATATCACTTCTCAGTTTTATCACTTGGCCATTCAGAAGTATGACTACGCAGATGATCAAGTCGTGGGTGGTATGCAAGACAATAGCAGCTTTGCCAAATTTACTGATGAGACCGATGAGGAATGGACGCAGGTGCTTACCGCTGATGGTGCTTATTCAGCGATTACGTATAATTCGTTAATTGTATCCACTCAGTTGATCGGAGCTATCAGACGTTATGAGCTTGTTGGCAATACGTATCAAAATGCTTTTGATATCTCTCCTGATCCTAGCCAAAATGGTAATGAGTTCTTGTTCGTTACTCCAATCACTTACAACCCTGTTGCTCAAGATCAGTATTTCATTGCAGCAAGGGGAAAAGTATATTTCACCAATGACGTGAGAGAAAATCCGGGTACTGGCGAATGGGATGAAATACGCGGTGGAAGCCTACCCAATAATTCAAGAGTATCTGCGCTGGCACTGTCCCATCAGCCGGAGGGAGTACTCTATTTTGGAACCCGAAGTGGCACTATGTTCAAAATTGATGATGTTCGAAATCTTGAGGATGGAACAGCGCCTGAAATTTTGGATACAAGCGAATTACCAGCCGGTAATATAGCGGCTATAGCAGTCGACCCGAGTGATGCAGACAATGTAGTGATTGTAATTTCTAATTATAATATAAGGAGCGTTTGGCAATCTGTAGATGGTGGGGAATCTTGGTCTTCTATATCAGGAAATTTGGAAGAGAACTCAGACGGCACAGGTAATGGTCCTTCTGTTAGAGCCGTTGCCATTATGCCGGATGACCAAGGAGGAAACTACTATTTTGTGGGTACTTCTGTTGGTCTATACATGACCCAGACTTTGGATGGTGACAATACCGTTTGGACCCAGCAGTCGCCAGATGTCATCGGACAGGTAGTTGTTAGTTGGATTACAACCAGACCGATTGATGGTACAGTGGCTGTTTCGACACACGGTAATGGAGTTTTTAAGGCACAGTATGATGTCGGTCATTATCCTAACATCAACTACTCAATAGATGCACAGACTGGTCAAATTGTAATGAGAGCCAATTTGTCCTTCGATTCATCTACACCCTTTGCCTATGAATGGATAAGGGATGGAGAAGCAATACCTAATTCAAATGGAGATTCATTCACGAGTAACTTGACGGGTTCTTATCAAGCAAGGGTAACCCATCTGGATGGCACTACGGCATTATCCAACACTATTGTCTATGAGGGAGATGATATTACCTCAATTGACAATAACCTACTAACGGAGATTGAAGAGATAGTAGTAGATGCTAATCCTTCAAACGGGGTCTTTAATCTGGCCTTTCCTAATCAGTATATAGGTGATTTTGATCTGACTGTAGTGGGCGCTGATGGTCAACAAAAAGTAGCTAATACCATTCAGGGATATAGCGAAGGAGATCAGGTTCCAATTGACTTGAGTAATCTTCCTGATGGTTTATATGTCTTAAATGTGGCCAATGAAAATGCTCGTTCTTCGATTAAATTATTAAAACGTTCTAACTAA